The genomic segment TGACCACGGGAGGCCGAGGCATACAGCCGGGCGCCGCTGGCCTGGACGTACAGATCACCCAGGAATTGAGGCCTGGCGACCTCTCGCAACTCGGCGCGCGGCAGCCAGCGCGCGGCATACCGTCTGCGCGGGTAGACCCGTCGGGCCAGACGAGGCGCCAGTCGTCGCGCGCGCGTGCCACGAACGGCAGCCGGTCGCTGGACTGGCTTGCCCCTTTGGATCCCGGCCGAGCCGACCGCGCCCCGCGTGGAGCGGAGCGGCTCGCGGCGAGCGGACGGACGGGCCGGCGCCGGGCTGGCACGGAGTGCCTGCGCGATCACCCGCGCCTTGCGCAGGGCCGCGAGCGCCTGCTGGGGGC from the Candidatus Sericytochromatia bacterium genome contains:
- a CDS encoding SH3 domain-containing protein → MRPLLFVIWALALCLVTLAGEPLPPAQAAAAGAWPVKPDRPPRLAPPRLSAPVAKAALVRPERPGPQQALAALRKARVIAQALRASPAPARPSARREPLRSTRGAVGSAGIQRGKPVQRPAAVRGTRARRLAPRLARRVYPRRRYAARWLPRAELREVARPQFLGDLYVQASGARLYASASRGQVIGQLPPATIVTNMGRLGSWYKVEAPNGLVGLVAAGALGPLPPAW